From one Amia ocellicauda isolate fAmiCal2 chromosome 17, fAmiCal2.hap1, whole genome shotgun sequence genomic stretch:
- the anks3 gene encoding ankyrin repeat and SAM domain-containing protein 3 isoform X2, with protein sequence MDSPDVRGLHRARQHRQPAAGGRGQRQRPHPRGTDAADAGRQLREREHRLLPPAGAELEQKDKRGWTALFHCTSTGHQQVVKFLLDNNADANVKEPKSGFTPLMEAAASGHEIIVQYLLQHGVKMDERNSKGETARALAMLYGHTKVAGLIDVHTVATLPKPGHYEDLSSSEDSDSAPRRPRPTRSKVKGPSIHDGPQAIAKFRVGGASRHCEPTVAPPGYVTFRNEGEQSEGICNRDVTSPINELDVQSTSSRDESPFFDNDTLTIRSSSSSSEGLPRMLGISRDGSLESNEDSDQAKRSSARRLNKGHHHKSKSRHGSSESPQPSSTGNCGMRRPASPPPAYAGPKDLAEFLEQIGFSKYLPLLEEQDIDLRIFLTLTENDLKEVGVTLFGPKRKMTSAIARWHSSTRPPSDALEQAYADQLEAEMQEMAIQLHKKCEEAEALRGQVSQERELRTVMESCLMEDKMAWKRVHQELVEAHRLAQETGRALERVRACQAEMCARMRSDSVIARRPEARARLKGEAGGKGADTWKEGLTSLSLSELTSKLEAYQEEMGKALLLVTKSLEGLSDPEKGAGVGAES encoded by the exons ATGGACTCCCCTGATGTACGCGGCCTACATCGGGCACGACAACATCGCCAACCTGCTGCTGGAGGCCGGGGTCAGCGTCAACGCCCTCACCCCCGCGGGACAGACGCCGCTGATGCTGGCCGCCAGCTGCGGGAACGAGAGCATCGCCTACTTCCTCCTGCAG GTGCTGAGCTGGAGCAGAAGGACAAGAGAGGATGGACGGCCCTGTTCCACTGCACCAGCACTGGACATCAGCAGGTGGTCAAATTCCTCCTGGACAATAATGCGGATGCCAACGTCAA GGAACCCAAATCCGGCTTCACTCCCCTCATGGAAGCTGCTGCGTCGGGCCACGAGATCATCGTACAGTATCTCCTGCAGCAC GGGGTGAAGATGGACGAGAGGAACAGCAAGGGAGAAACGGCTCGGGCCCTGGCCATGCTGTATGGACACACTAAGGTCGCCGGCCTCATCGACGTGCACACGGTGGCCACTCTCCCCAAACCAG GTCACTATGAAGACCTCAGCTCGTCTGAAGACTCGGACAGCGCCCCCCGGAGGCCACGCCCCACCCGCAGCAAGGTCAAAGGGCCCAGCATCCACGACGGCCCCCAGGCCATCGCCAAGTTCAGGGTCGGGGGAGCCAGCCGGCACTGCG AGCCCACCGTGGCACCGCCGGGGTACGTGACATTTCGGAACGAGGGGGAGCAGAGCGAGGGGATCTGTAACCGGGACGTCACCTCGCCCATCAATGAGCTGGATGTGCAGAGCACCAGCAGCAGAG ACGAGAGCCCCTTCTTCGACAACGACACGCTCACCATccggagcagcagcagcagcagcgaggGGCTCCCGCGCATGCTCGGGATCAGCCGCGACGGCTCCCTGGAAAGCAACGAG GACTCAGACCAGGCCAAGAGGAGCTCAGCTCGGCGGCTGAACAAAGGCCACCACCACAAAAGCAAGAGTCGCCACGGCAGCAGTGAGAGTCCGCAGCCCAGCAGCACCGGGAATTGTGGGATGCGCAGACCGGCCAGCCCACCCCCAGCATACGCCGGTCCCAAG gacctGGCCGAGTTCCTGGAGCAGATTGGCTTCTCCAAATAcctccccctgctggaggagCAGGACATCGACCTGCGCATCTTCCTCACCCTCACAGAGAACGACCTGAAGGAAGTGGGCGTCAC GCTTTTTGGGCCCAAGCGGAAGATGACGTCGGCGATCGCACGGTGGCACAGCAGCACCCGGCCGCCCAGCGACGCCCTGGAGCAGGCCTACGCAGACCAGCTGGAGGCGGAGATGCAGGAGATGGCCATCCAGCTGCACAAG AAGTGCGAGGAGGCGGAGGCGCTGCGGGGCCAGGTGTCCCAGGAGAGGGAGCTGCGCACCGTGATGGAGAGCTGCCTGATGGAGGACAAGATGGCCTGGAAGAGGGTGCACCAGGAGCTCGTGGAGGCGCACAGGCTGGCGCAGGAGACGGGGAGGGCGCTGGAGAGAGTGCG GGCCTGCCAGGCGGAGATGTGTGCCAGGATGCGGAGTGATAGTGTCATTGCGCGCCGCCCCGAGGCCAGAGCCAGGCTGAAGGGGGAGGCTGGAGGCAAAG GTGCTGACACGTGGAAAGAGGGCCTGACGTCCCTCAGCCTGTCAGAGCTGACCTCGAAGCTGGAAGCGTACCAGGAGGAAATGG GGAAGGCATTGCTTTTGGTCACCAAGAGTCTGGAGGGGCTGAGTGACCCAGAGAAAGGGGCTGGGGTCGGGGCCGAGTCCTAG
- the anks3 gene encoding ankyrin repeat and SAM domain-containing protein 3 isoform X1, with protein MSELSDEASESEQLGASLSVWLGAGQLVRPEELNVPLDLHTACSIGQYDVVAECIRRKEVDVNGKNVGGWTPLMYAAYIGHDNIANLLLEAGVSVNALTPAGQTPLMLAASCGNESIAYFLLQQGAELEQKDKRGWTALFHCTSTGHQQVVKFLLDNNADANVKEPKSGFTPLMEAAASGHEIIVQYLLQHGVKMDERNSKGETARALAMLYGHTKVAGLIDVHTVATLPKPGHYEDLSSSEDSDSAPRRPRPTRSKVKGPSIHDGPQAIAKFRVGGASRHCEPTVAPPGYVTFRNEGEQSEGICNRDVTSPINELDVQSTSSRDESPFFDNDTLTIRSSSSSSEGLPRMLGISRDGSLESNEDSDQAKRSSARRLNKGHHHKSKSRHGSSESPQPSSTGNCGMRRPASPPPAYAGPKDLAEFLEQIGFSKYLPLLEEQDIDLRIFLTLTENDLKEVGVTLFGPKRKMTSAIARWHSSTRPPSDALEQAYADQLEAEMQEMAIQLHKKCEEAEALRGQVSQERELRTVMESCLMEDKMAWKRVHQELVEAHRLAQETGRALERVRACQAEMCARMRSDSVIARRPEARARLKGEAGGKGADTWKEGLTSLSLSELTSKLEAYQEEMGKALLLVTKSLEGLSDPEKGAGVGAES; from the exons ATGTCGGAGCTGAGCGATGAGGCCAGCGAGTCGGAGCAGCTGGGGGCCAGCCTGTCGGTGTGGCTGGGAGCCGGACAGCTGGTTCGGCCCGAGGAACTGAACGTGCCCCTGGACCTGCACACCGCCTGCTCCATCGGGCAGTACGACGTGGTGGCCGAGTGCATCCGCAG GAAGGAGGTGGACGTGAATGGGAAGAACGTGGGCGGATGGACTCCCCTGATGTACGCGGCCTACATCGGGCACGACAACATCGCCAACCTGCTGCTGGAGGCCGGGGTCAGCGTCAACGCCCTCACCCCCGCGGGACAGACGCCGCTGATGCTGGCCGCCAGCTGCGGGAACGAGAGCATCGCCTACTTCCTCCTGCAG CAAGGTGCTGAGCTGGAGCAGAAGGACAAGAGAGGATGGACGGCCCTGTTCCACTGCACCAGCACTGGACATCAGCAGGTGGTCAAATTCCTCCTGGACAATAATGCGGATGCCAACGTCAA GGAACCCAAATCCGGCTTCACTCCCCTCATGGAAGCTGCTGCGTCGGGCCACGAGATCATCGTACAGTATCTCCTGCAGCAC GGGGTGAAGATGGACGAGAGGAACAGCAAGGGAGAAACGGCTCGGGCCCTGGCCATGCTGTATGGACACACTAAGGTCGCCGGCCTCATCGACGTGCACACGGTGGCCACTCTCCCCAAACCAG GTCACTATGAAGACCTCAGCTCGTCTGAAGACTCGGACAGCGCCCCCCGGAGGCCACGCCCCACCCGCAGCAAGGTCAAAGGGCCCAGCATCCACGACGGCCCCCAGGCCATCGCCAAGTTCAGGGTCGGGGGAGCCAGCCGGCACTGCG AGCCCACCGTGGCACCGCCGGGGTACGTGACATTTCGGAACGAGGGGGAGCAGAGCGAGGGGATCTGTAACCGGGACGTCACCTCGCCCATCAATGAGCTGGATGTGCAGAGCACCAGCAGCAGAG ACGAGAGCCCCTTCTTCGACAACGACACGCTCACCATccggagcagcagcagcagcagcgaggGGCTCCCGCGCATGCTCGGGATCAGCCGCGACGGCTCCCTGGAAAGCAACGAG GACTCAGACCAGGCCAAGAGGAGCTCAGCTCGGCGGCTGAACAAAGGCCACCACCACAAAAGCAAGAGTCGCCACGGCAGCAGTGAGAGTCCGCAGCCCAGCAGCACCGGGAATTGTGGGATGCGCAGACCGGCCAGCCCACCCCCAGCATACGCCGGTCCCAAG gacctGGCCGAGTTCCTGGAGCAGATTGGCTTCTCCAAATAcctccccctgctggaggagCAGGACATCGACCTGCGCATCTTCCTCACCCTCACAGAGAACGACCTGAAGGAAGTGGGCGTCAC GCTTTTTGGGCCCAAGCGGAAGATGACGTCGGCGATCGCACGGTGGCACAGCAGCACCCGGCCGCCCAGCGACGCCCTGGAGCAGGCCTACGCAGACCAGCTGGAGGCGGAGATGCAGGAGATGGCCATCCAGCTGCACAAG AAGTGCGAGGAGGCGGAGGCGCTGCGGGGCCAGGTGTCCCAGGAGAGGGAGCTGCGCACCGTGATGGAGAGCTGCCTGATGGAGGACAAGATGGCCTGGAAGAGGGTGCACCAGGAGCTCGTGGAGGCGCACAGGCTGGCGCAGGAGACGGGGAGGGCGCTGGAGAGAGTGCG GGCCTGCCAGGCGGAGATGTGTGCCAGGATGCGGAGTGATAGTGTCATTGCGCGCCGCCCCGAGGCCAGAGCCAGGCTGAAGGGGGAGGCTGGAGGCAAAG GTGCTGACACGTGGAAAGAGGGCCTGACGTCCCTCAGCCTGTCAGAGCTGACCTCGAAGCTGGAAGCGTACCAGGAGGAAATGG GGAAGGCATTGCTTTTGGTCACCAAGAGTCTGGAGGGGCTGAGTGACCCAGAGAAAGGGGCTGGGGTCGGGGCCGAGTCCTAG
- the anks3 gene encoding ankyrin repeat and SAM domain-containing protein 3 isoform X3 produces the protein MYAAYIGHDNIANLLLEAGVSVNALTPAGQTPLMLAASCGNESIAYFLLQQGAELEQKDKRGWTALFHCTSTGHQQVVKFLLDNNADANVKEPKSGFTPLMEAAASGHEIIVQYLLQHGVKMDERNSKGETARALAMLYGHTKVAGLIDVHTVATLPKPGHYEDLSSSEDSDSAPRRPRPTRSKVKGPSIHDGPQAIAKFRVGGASRHCEPTVAPPGYVTFRNEGEQSEGICNRDVTSPINELDVQSTSSRDESPFFDNDTLTIRSSSSSSEGLPRMLGISRDGSLESNEDSDQAKRSSARRLNKGHHHKSKSRHGSSESPQPSSTGNCGMRRPASPPPAYAGPKDLAEFLEQIGFSKYLPLLEEQDIDLRIFLTLTENDLKEVGVTLFGPKRKMTSAIARWHSSTRPPSDALEQAYADQLEAEMQEMAIQLHKKCEEAEALRGQVSQERELRTVMESCLMEDKMAWKRVHQELVEAHRLAQETGRALERVRACQAEMCARMRSDSVIARRPEARARLKGEAGGKGADTWKEGLTSLSLSELTSKLEAYQEEMGKALLLVTKSLEGLSDPEKGAGVGAES, from the exons ATGTACGCGGCCTACATCGGGCACGACAACATCGCCAACCTGCTGCTGGAGGCCGGGGTCAGCGTCAACGCCCTCACCCCCGCGGGACAGACGCCGCTGATGCTGGCCGCCAGCTGCGGGAACGAGAGCATCGCCTACTTCCTCCTGCAG CAAGGTGCTGAGCTGGAGCAGAAGGACAAGAGAGGATGGACGGCCCTGTTCCACTGCACCAGCACTGGACATCAGCAGGTGGTCAAATTCCTCCTGGACAATAATGCGGATGCCAACGTCAA GGAACCCAAATCCGGCTTCACTCCCCTCATGGAAGCTGCTGCGTCGGGCCACGAGATCATCGTACAGTATCTCCTGCAGCAC GGGGTGAAGATGGACGAGAGGAACAGCAAGGGAGAAACGGCTCGGGCCCTGGCCATGCTGTATGGACACACTAAGGTCGCCGGCCTCATCGACGTGCACACGGTGGCCACTCTCCCCAAACCAG GTCACTATGAAGACCTCAGCTCGTCTGAAGACTCGGACAGCGCCCCCCGGAGGCCACGCCCCACCCGCAGCAAGGTCAAAGGGCCCAGCATCCACGACGGCCCCCAGGCCATCGCCAAGTTCAGGGTCGGGGGAGCCAGCCGGCACTGCG AGCCCACCGTGGCACCGCCGGGGTACGTGACATTTCGGAACGAGGGGGAGCAGAGCGAGGGGATCTGTAACCGGGACGTCACCTCGCCCATCAATGAGCTGGATGTGCAGAGCACCAGCAGCAGAG ACGAGAGCCCCTTCTTCGACAACGACACGCTCACCATccggagcagcagcagcagcagcgaggGGCTCCCGCGCATGCTCGGGATCAGCCGCGACGGCTCCCTGGAAAGCAACGAG GACTCAGACCAGGCCAAGAGGAGCTCAGCTCGGCGGCTGAACAAAGGCCACCACCACAAAAGCAAGAGTCGCCACGGCAGCAGTGAGAGTCCGCAGCCCAGCAGCACCGGGAATTGTGGGATGCGCAGACCGGCCAGCCCACCCCCAGCATACGCCGGTCCCAAG gacctGGCCGAGTTCCTGGAGCAGATTGGCTTCTCCAAATAcctccccctgctggaggagCAGGACATCGACCTGCGCATCTTCCTCACCCTCACAGAGAACGACCTGAAGGAAGTGGGCGTCAC GCTTTTTGGGCCCAAGCGGAAGATGACGTCGGCGATCGCACGGTGGCACAGCAGCACCCGGCCGCCCAGCGACGCCCTGGAGCAGGCCTACGCAGACCAGCTGGAGGCGGAGATGCAGGAGATGGCCATCCAGCTGCACAAG AAGTGCGAGGAGGCGGAGGCGCTGCGGGGCCAGGTGTCCCAGGAGAGGGAGCTGCGCACCGTGATGGAGAGCTGCCTGATGGAGGACAAGATGGCCTGGAAGAGGGTGCACCAGGAGCTCGTGGAGGCGCACAGGCTGGCGCAGGAGACGGGGAGGGCGCTGGAGAGAGTGCG GGCCTGCCAGGCGGAGATGTGTGCCAGGATGCGGAGTGATAGTGTCATTGCGCGCCGCCCCGAGGCCAGAGCCAGGCTGAAGGGGGAGGCTGGAGGCAAAG GTGCTGACACGTGGAAAGAGGGCCTGACGTCCCTCAGCCTGTCAGAGCTGACCTCGAAGCTGGAAGCGTACCAGGAGGAAATGG GGAAGGCATTGCTTTTGGTCACCAAGAGTCTGGAGGGGCTGAGTGACCCAGAGAAAGGGGCTGGGGTCGGGGCCGAGTCCTAG